A genome region from Terriglobales bacterium includes the following:
- a CDS encoding transglycosylase SLT domain-containing protein: MARKPLPPRAEAAAQAYSSSTELRPLAAQLLNRRTVAAYAAVEDYAADHARQPAGALAWFVAGYALLIDGENRAAASMLEKAQPQAGELGDYVDYFLASAYAGSGQAALAAKTLEGFGRRYPDSLFKRDAAQLEAETLRAIGRSRDAIAILETIREPASARVELDLGQSYVQAGRFAEGAESLRRVYYGWPAEPEAKTAEQELEALARAHKLAAPTRQQRKQRADLLMEARKYRDAVPIYRDLAAEAKSAERAAAQLDLGRALFKARKYGDAKKVLTELQGLAGEANAERLFYLTEIRSDPDTYLRYLGELRSTASDSPWLQRALLSAGNRYLLQNNLDAAARFYQEGYRRVPDGPHGSYMLWKAAWLNYRLDRLEDAGSGFDEVIRRYPDASEVSAALYWRGRVLEKQNDLPRARTFYQKLSDRYRYFYYAGLARERLMEIGIDGGAPEGALLKKIPSRDPPLRLGRSAMPAEDMRAQKSRLLQNGALYDFAIRELRAVAEEGSDWAAGEIVRLYQLTGRHYRALQVAKRSLPGYFSREISDLPRNVWEALFPRLYWEEIQQFAEANELDPYLVAAIIRQESEFRPDAVSRARAIGLMQLLPSTGRKVARELKLRPYSTARLKVPSVNVQLGTRYFRDRLEEFGRVEYALASYNAGPDRVTQWLANGPYRDVPEFVESIPFTETREYVQAIQRNVSVYRRLYGDSAVISGK, translated from the coding sequence GTGGCCCGCAAGCCGTTGCCGCCACGCGCGGAGGCGGCAGCACAAGCGTACAGTTCCAGCACCGAATTGCGGCCGCTGGCGGCTCAATTGCTGAACCGCCGCACCGTGGCCGCTTATGCGGCAGTGGAGGACTACGCCGCCGACCACGCCCGCCAACCGGCGGGAGCACTGGCCTGGTTCGTGGCGGGATACGCTCTGCTGATCGACGGGGAAAACCGGGCGGCGGCGAGCATGCTGGAAAAAGCTCAGCCGCAGGCGGGGGAATTGGGCGACTACGTGGACTACTTCCTGGCGTCGGCCTATGCGGGCTCGGGCCAGGCAGCACTGGCGGCCAAGACCCTGGAAGGCTTCGGCCGGCGATATCCGGACTCCTTGTTCAAGAGAGACGCTGCCCAACTGGAAGCGGAAACCTTGCGGGCGATCGGAAGGTCGCGCGACGCCATCGCGATTCTGGAAACCATCCGGGAACCTGCCAGCGCGCGAGTGGAGCTGGACCTGGGCCAGTCCTATGTGCAGGCCGGACGCTTTGCGGAGGGAGCAGAGTCGCTGCGCCGGGTGTACTACGGCTGGCCGGCCGAGCCGGAGGCCAAGACGGCGGAGCAAGAGTTGGAGGCGCTGGCCCGGGCACACAAGCTCGCAGCGCCCACACGGCAGCAGCGCAAGCAACGGGCAGACCTGCTGATGGAAGCGCGAAAGTACCGAGACGCTGTTCCGATTTATCGGGACCTTGCCGCGGAGGCGAAGAGCGCCGAGCGGGCTGCCGCGCAGCTCGATCTCGGAAGGGCACTCTTCAAGGCACGCAAATACGGCGACGCAAAAAAGGTGCTGACAGAACTGCAGGGGCTCGCGGGCGAGGCGAACGCCGAGCGGCTCTTTTACCTGACCGAGATCCGGTCGGATCCCGACACCTATCTGCGGTATCTGGGGGAACTACGCAGCACAGCATCGGACAGTCCATGGTTGCAGCGGGCCCTGCTTTCCGCAGGAAACCGGTACCTGCTGCAAAACAATCTGGATGCGGCCGCACGCTTCTACCAGGAAGGCTACCGCCGGGTTCCCGACGGCCCGCATGGGTCCTACATGTTGTGGAAGGCAGCATGGCTGAACTACCGCCTGGACCGGCTGGAGGATGCTGGTTCTGGTTTTGACGAGGTGATCCGGCGCTATCCGGATGCTTCGGAAGTCTCCGCTGCGTTGTATTGGCGTGGGCGGGTGCTGGAGAAGCAGAACGACCTGCCGCGGGCACGCACCTTCTACCAAAAGCTATCCGACCGCTATCGCTATTTCTACTACGCGGGGCTGGCGCGTGAGCGGCTGATGGAGATCGGCATTGACGGCGGAGCACCGGAAGGCGCGCTGCTCAAAAAGATTCCGAGCCGGGATCCGCCGTTGCGCCTGGGGCGCTCCGCCATGCCGGCGGAGGACATGCGCGCACAGAAGAGCCGCTTGCTGCAAAACGGCGCGCTGTACGATTTCGCCATTCGGGAGCTGCGCGCCGTGGCCGAGGAGGGATCGGACTGGGCAGCGGGTGAGATCGTGCGACTGTATCAGCTTACCGGCCGTCACTATCGCGCGCTGCAGGTGGCCAAAAGGTCTCTGCCGGGATACTTTTCACGCGAGATCAGCGACCTGCCGCGGAACGTGTGGGAAGCGCTGTTCCCGCGGCTGTATTGGGAAGAGATTCAGCAATTCGCGGAGGCCAACGAGCTCGACCCGTATCTGGTAGCGGCCATCATCCGCCAGGAATCGGAGTTCCGGCCGGACGCGGTGTCGCGCGCCCGCGCCATCGGGCTCATGCAGCTGCTGCCTTCCACCGGGCGCAAGGTGGCACGCGAACTCAAGCTCAGGCCGTACTCTACGGCGCGCCTGAAGGTTCCCAGCGTCAATGTCCAACTGGGGACGAGGTATTTCCGCGACCGGCTGGAAGAGTTCGGGCGGGTGGAGTACGCGCTGGCCAGCTACAACGCAGGACCGGACCGGGTGACGCAATGGCTGGCCAATGGGCCCTATCGCGACGTGCCCGAGTTCGTGGAGTCCATCCCCTTCACCGAGACGCGGGAGTACGTGCAGGCCATCCAGCGCAATGTGAGCGTGTACCGCAGGCTGTACGGGGATTCAGCAGTGATCTCAGGAAAGTAG
- a CDS encoding DUF1326 domain-containing protein, translating to MNRFRQIGLLSVCCLVLMASNPAEPAWRMKADYVEACSCNLFCPCYFNKHAQHPYCEFNMAVKVREGHAGKVNLADAKYWLTGDLGDKWGTEQKAPWVVVSFDPSTSKEQRDALAPIILKTYGLEWGELKVQEAPIEIHHSGDVAEAKLAGGQMAYMKLKREPGADSKGVVLHNVSYFGAQKNTGFEFYKSIEHRADVAGHKFSYSDRNAFLISIDVWEGASGAMGSSGN from the coding sequence ATGAATCGCTTCCGACAGATAGGGTTGCTGAGCGTTTGCTGCCTTGTGTTGATGGCATCCAACCCGGCAGAACCCGCCTGGAGGATGAAAGCGGACTACGTGGAAGCGTGTAGCTGCAATCTGTTTTGTCCTTGTTATTTCAACAAGCACGCCCAACACCCCTACTGCGAGTTCAATATGGCGGTCAAAGTGCGGGAGGGGCATGCGGGCAAAGTCAACCTGGCTGACGCCAAATACTGGCTGACCGGCGACTTGGGCGACAAGTGGGGAACAGAGCAGAAGGCTCCCTGGGTTGTCGTCAGCTTTGACCCTTCCACCAGCAAGGAACAGCGCGATGCTCTTGCTCCCATCATCCTCAAGACCTACGGACTGGAGTGGGGAGAGCTAAAGGTTCAGGAGGCGCCGATCGAGATTCATCACTCCGGTGACGTCGCCGAAGCCAAGCTGGCCGGCGGCCAGATGGCCTACATGAAACTCAAACGAGAACCCGGCGCGGACTCCAAGGGCGTCGTGCTCCACAATGTCAGTTACTTCGGGGCCCAGAAGAATACGGGCTTCGAGTTCTACAAATCCATCGAACATCGCGCCGACGTCGCCGGGCACAAGTTCTCCTACAGCGATCGCAATGCTTTTCTCATTTCGATCGACGTGTGGGAGGGAGCCTCGGGTGCGATGGGTTCCTCAGGCAATTAG
- a CDS encoding Glu/Leu/Phe/Val dehydrogenase, translating to MAAAPARLVVQEDLNPLHIAMRQFDTAAERLNLDPGLRQVLRRPARALSLSLPVKMDDGSIRVFDGFRVQHSAARGPCKGGIRYHPNVTWDEVAALASWMTWKCATVNIPFGGAKGGIACDPKKMSKDELERLTRRYAYEISPLIGPDRDIPAPDVYTDAQVMAWIMDTYSMTQRQCSPAVVTGKPTFLGGSHGRHEATARGCVFVIRAACEAFGIDIKRATAAIQGFGNAGGIGARLLADTGCTVIAVSDSGGGIVSRLGLDVSAVLAHKLQTGSVAGFPGSEPISNEAILEIDCDILVPAALENQITLANADRVKAKIIAEAANGPTTPGADAILHKKGTNVLPDILANAGGVTVSYFEWVQDLQEFFWDEEDVNRKLEKVMVRSFKDVYDTARKFNVDMRTGAYILAIDRVAEATRTRGIWP from the coding sequence ATGGCTGCTGCTCCCGCTCGCCTGGTAGTGCAGGAAGACCTGAACCCGCTACACATCGCCATGCGGCAATTCGATACGGCCGCGGAAAGGCTCAACCTCGATCCCGGACTGCGGCAGGTCCTGCGGCGTCCCGCACGGGCCCTTTCGCTCTCCCTGCCCGTCAAGATGGATGACGGCAGCATCCGTGTCTTCGATGGTTTCCGGGTCCAGCACAGCGCCGCTCGCGGTCCCTGCAAGGGTGGTATCCGCTATCACCCCAACGTGACCTGGGATGAAGTGGCCGCGCTTGCCTCCTGGATGACCTGGAAGTGCGCCACCGTCAATATCCCTTTCGGCGGCGCCAAAGGCGGCATCGCTTGTGACCCAAAGAAAATGTCCAAGGATGAGCTGGAGCGCCTCACCCGTCGTTACGCTTACGAGATTTCCCCTCTCATCGGTCCTGACCGCGATATTCCCGCGCCCGATGTCTATACCGATGCCCAGGTCATGGCCTGGATCATGGATACCTACAGCATGACCCAGCGCCAGTGCTCCCCGGCGGTGGTCACCGGCAAGCCCACGTTCCTGGGCGGGTCTCATGGCCGTCACGAGGCCACCGCTCGCGGTTGCGTGTTCGTTATCCGAGCGGCCTGCGAAGCGTTCGGCATCGACATCAAGCGCGCCACCGCCGCCATTCAGGGTTTCGGCAATGCCGGCGGCATTGGGGCGCGCTTGCTCGCGGACACGGGCTGCACCGTGATTGCGGTCAGCGATTCCGGCGGCGGCATCGTCAGCCGCCTCGGCCTGGACGTGAGCGCCGTGCTGGCTCACAAGCTGCAGACCGGATCGGTCGCCGGCTTTCCCGGCAGCGAGCCCATCAGCAACGAAGCCATCCTGGAGATCGACTGCGACATTCTGGTGCCCGCCGCGCTCGAAAACCAGATCACCCTCGCCAATGCCGATCGAGTGAAAGCTAAGATCATCGCCGAGGCTGCCAACGGTCCCACCACTCCGGGAGCGGATGCCATCCTGCACAAGAAGGGCACGAACGTCCTGCCCGACATCCTGGCCAACGCTGGCGGCGTCACCGTCAGCTACTTCGAATGGGTCCAGGACCTGCAGGAGTTTTTCTGGGATGAGGAGGACGTCAACCGCAAGCTGGAAAAGGTGATGGTGCGGTCCTTCAAAGACGTGTACGACACGGCGCGCAAGTTCAACGTGGACATGCGCACCGGGGCCTACATCCTGGCTATCGACCGCGTGGCCGAAGCGACCCGCACGCGCGGCATCTGGCCCTAG
- a CDS encoding hydrogenase maturation nickel metallochaperone HypA translates to MDEREVANHVVDLVDQAAYRNAVRRVVSVRLAIGGRRALDFERLQLTFDEVSRGTVADGARLVLELLPVLRHCLSCGENFQATAADCPCPACGHPHTEARSGFEVRVLDMDVEDA, encoded by the coding sequence ATGGATGAGCGTGAGGTAGCCAACCACGTCGTGGACTTGGTGGACCAGGCGGCCTACCGCAACGCGGTACGCCGTGTGGTATCGGTGCGCCTGGCCATCGGCGGCCGCCGCGCTCTCGATTTCGAACGCCTGCAGCTCACCTTCGACGAAGTCTCTCGCGGCACCGTGGCGGACGGCGCGCGCCTCGTCCTTGAGCTCCTTCCCGTCCTGCGCCATTGCCTGAGCTGCGGAGAAAACTTCCAGGCTACTGCCGCCGATTGTCCCTGCCCCGCTTGCGGCCACCCCCACACGGAGGCCCGGAGCGGTTTTGAAGTTCGCGTCCTCGATATGGACGTGGAGGACGCCTAA
- the lspA gene encoding signal peptidase II, protein MPPHAMRRYHFLVALGVFLADQATKWLVLRNIPLHESVPVIPGFFQLTHVQNRGAAFGLFSDLTSQWATSALILFSFIALAVVWRLLWRNSHSLTATGMALALVLGGALGNLWDRVVDGHVVDYLDVFIGTYHWPAFNVADSAIVIGAMFLVGHILFSKSHIEEKPAAGRS, encoded by the coding sequence ATGCCACCGCATGCGATGCGCCGTTACCACTTCCTGGTGGCCCTGGGTGTGTTTCTGGCTGACCAGGCCACCAAGTGGCTGGTCCTCCGCAACATCCCGTTGCATGAGAGCGTTCCCGTCATTCCGGGCTTCTTCCAGTTGACCCACGTGCAAAACCGCGGCGCCGCCTTCGGGCTCTTCTCGGATCTCACCTCGCAATGGGCGACCTCGGCGCTGATTCTTTTCTCCTTCATCGCCCTGGCTGTCGTCTGGCGCCTGCTGTGGCGGAACAGTCACTCCCTCACCGCCACCGGCATGGCTCTGGCCTTGGTTCTGGGCGGTGCCCTGGGCAACCTCTGGGACCGCGTCGTCGACGGCCACGTGGTGGACTATCTGGACGTCTTTATCGGAACCTACCACTGGCCTGCCTTTAACGTCGCCGATTCCGCCATTGTCATCGGCGCAATGTTTCTGGTGGGGCACATCCTGTTCTCCAAGTCCCACATCGAGGAGAAGCCCGCCGCCGGGCGCTCCTAG